The Onychomys torridus chromosome 4, mOncTor1.1, whole genome shotgun sequence genome includes a window with the following:
- the LOC118583165 gene encoding olfactory receptor 1019 has protein sequence MDTENHSVVTEFIFVGITQDPQLQIIFFVVFLIVYLVNVVGNVGMIILIITDNQLHTPMYFFLCNLSFVDLGYSSAIAPRMLADCLTKHKVISFASCATQFAFFVGFVDAECYVLAAMAYDRFVAICRPLHYSTLMSKKVCLALMLGSYLAGLVSLVAHTSLTFSLSYCGSNIINHFFCEIPPLLALSCSDTHISEILLFSLCGFIEFSTILIIFVSYAFILMAIIRMRSAEGRLKAFSTCGSHLTGVILFYGTVMFMYLRPTSSYSLDQDKWASVFYTIIIPMLNPLIYSLRNKDVKAAFKKLIRKKPQ, from the coding sequence ATGGATACAGAAAATCACTCAGTTGTGACGGAGTTTATCTTTGTGGGCATCACTCAAGACCCTCAGCTGCAGATCATCTTTTTTGTGGTCTTCCTTATTGTCTACCTGGTCAATGTGGTAGGGAATGTTGGCATGATCATCCTGATCATAACAGACAATCAGCTTCATACGcccatgtactttttcctttGCAACCTCTCCTTTGTGGACCTGGGCTACTCCTCCGCCATTGCTCCCAGGATGTTGGCAGATTGTCTGACAAAGCACAAAGTTATCTCTTTCGCCAGCTGTGCCACccaatttgctttctttgtgggttttgtggATGCTGAGTGCTATGTTCTGGCAGCTATGGCCTATGACCGATTTGTGGCCATCTGCAGACCTCTTCACTATAGTACTCTCATGTCCAAGAAAGTCTGCTTGGCCCTGATGCTGGGCTCTTATCTGGCAGGCCTAGTGAGTTTAGTGGCCCACACTTCACTCACTTTCAGCCTCAGCTACTGTGGTTCCAATATCATCAACCATTTCTTCTGTGAAAtcccaccactcctggctctctCTTGTTCAGATACCCACATCAGTGAGATACTGCTCTTCAGTTTGTGCGGCTTTATTGAGTTCAGCACCATCCTCATCATCTTCGTCTCCTATGCTTTCATCCTCATGGCAATCATCAGGATGAGATCAGCTGAAGGCCGCCTAAAGGCTTTTTCCACCTGTGGGTCTCACCTTACTGGTGTCATCCTCTTTTATGGTACAGTCATGTTCATGTATCTGCGGCCAACATCCAGCTACTCCCTGGACCAAGACAAGTGGGCCTCTGTGTTCTACACTATTATCATTCCTATGCTCAACCCCTTGATCTATAGTTTGCGGAATAAAGATGTGAAGGCTGCTTTCAAAAAACTGATCCGAAAAAAACCTCAATAA
- the LOC118582857 gene encoding olfactory receptor 1020 — MVRTVKGVQGKNETEVTEFILLGLSDNPDLQGILFVLFLVIYMMTMVGNLGMMALIKIDRCLHTPMYFFLSSLSFVDASYSSSVTPKMLVNLVTEDKSISFNGCASQFFFFGSFLGTECFLLAMMAYDRYAAIWSPLLYPVLMSGRICFMLVITSFLAGFGNAAIHTGMTFRLSFCGSNKINHFYCDTPPLLKLSCSDTHINGIVIMAFSSFNVISCVLIVLISYLCILIAILRMPSAEGRHKAFSTCASHLMAVTIFFGTILFMYLRPTSSYSMEQDKVVSVFYTVVIPMLNPLIYSLKNKDVKEAVKKILHKHVL, encoded by the coding sequence ATGGTCAGAACCGTGAAAGGAGTCCAAGGCAAAAATGAGACAGAAGTGACAGAATTCATCCTCTTGGGGCTCTCAGACAATCCAGATCTGCAAGGCATCCTCTTTGTGTTATTTCTGGTGATCTACATGATGACTATGGTGGGCAATTTGGGCATGATGGCACTGATTAAGATTGACCGTTGTCTGCACACACCTATGTACTTCTTTCTCAGCAGTCTTTCCTTTGTTGATGCCTCTTATTCTTCTTCTGTCACTCCTAAGATGCTGGTGAACCTCGTGACTGAGGATAAGAGCATTTCTTTCAATGGGTGTGCCTCCCAGTTCTTCTTCTTTGGCTCCTTCTTGGGAACTGAATGCTTCCTGCTAGCCATGATGGCATATGACCGCTATGCAGCCATTTGGAGTCCCCTGCTGTACCCAGTTCTCATGTCTGGGAGAATTTGTTTCATGTTGGTGATTACTTCGTTCCTAGCAGGCTTTGGCAATGCAGCCATCCACACAGGGATGACTTTCAGATTGTCCTTTTGTGGCTCTAATAAGATCAACCATTTCTATTGTGACACCCCACCCTTGCTCAAACTCTCTTGCTCCGACACTCATATTAATGGCATTGTAATCATGGCTTTCTCCAGTTTCAATGTCATCAGCTGTGTTCTGATTGTTCTCATTTCTTATCTGTGCATCCTCATTGCCATATTGAGGATGCCTTCTGCAGAAGGAAGACACAAAGCCTTCTCCACTTGTGCCTCCCACCTCATGGCTGTCACCATCTTCTTTGGAACAATTCTTTTCATGTACTTGCGACCTACTTCTAGCTACTCGATGGAGCAAGACAAGGTTGTCTCTGTATTTTACACAGTAGTGATTCCCATGCTTAACCCTCTTAtctacagtttaaaaaataaggatGTGAAAGAAGCAGTGAAGAAAATCCTACATAAACATGTGCTTTGA
- the LOC118581236 gene encoding olfactory receptor 1020-like gives MVRTVKGVQGKNETEVTEFILLGLSDNPDLQGILFVLFLVIYMMTMVGNLGMMALIKIDRCLHTPMYFFLSSLSFVDASSSSTVTPKMLVNLVTEDKSISFNGCASQFFFFGSFLGTECFLLAMMAYDRYAAIWSPLLYPVLMSGRICFMLVITSFLAGFGNAAIHAGMTFRLSFCGSNKINHFYCDTPPLLKLSCSDIHINGIVIMIFSSFTVLSCVLIVLISYLCILIAILRMPSAEGRHKAFSTCASHLMAVTIFFGSILFMYLRPTTSYSMEQDKIDSVFYTVVIPMLNPLIYSLKNKDVKEAVKKVLQKHVL, from the coding sequence ATGGTCAGAACCGTGAAAGGAGTCCAAGGCAAAAATGAGACAGAAGTGACAGAATTCATCCTCTTGGGGCTCTCAGACAATCCAGATCTGCAAGGCATCCTCTTTGTGTTATTTCTGGTGATCTACATGATGACTATGGTGGGCAATTTGGGCATGATGGCACTGATTAAGATTGACCGTTGTCTGCACACACCTATGTACTTCTTTCTCAGCAGTCTTTCCTTTGTTgatgcttcttcctcttctactgTCACTCCTAAGATGCTGGTGAACCTCGTGACTGAGGATAAGAGCATTTCTTTCAATGGGTGTGCCTCCCAGTTCTTCTTCTTTGGCTCCTTCTTGGGAACTGAATGCTTCCTGCTAGCCATGATGGCATATGACCGCTATGCAGCCATTTGGAGTCCCCTGCTGTACCCAGTTCTCATGTCTGGGagaatttgttttatgttggTGATTACTTCGTTCCTAGCAGGCTTTGGCAATGCAGCCATCCACGCAGGGATGACTTTCAGATTGTCCTTTTGTGGCTCTAATAAGATCAATCATTTCTATTGTGACACCCCACCCTTGCTCAAACTCTCTTGTTCTGATATTCATATCAATGGCATTGTGATCATGATTTTTTCCAGTTTTACTGTTCTCAGTTGTGTTCTGATTGTTCTCATTTCTTATCTGTGCATCCTCATTGCCATATTGAGGATGCCTTCTGCAGAAGGAAGACACAAAGCCTTCTCCACTTGTGCCTCCCACCTCATGGCTGTCACCATCTTCTTTGGTTCAATTCTCTTTATGTACTTGCGACCTACTACTAGCTACTCGATGGAGCAGGACAAGATTGACTCTGTATTTTACACAGTAGTGATTCCCATGCTTAACCCTCTTAtctacagtttaaaaaataaagatgtgaaAGAGGCAGTGAAAAAAGTCTTACAGAAACATGTTCTATAA
- the LOC118582965 gene encoding olfactory receptor 5M10-like — MTSLNHTARMDFILVGLTDSPVLGKILFVVFLLIFVITLAGNLCMIMLIRTNSHLQTPMYFFLGHLSFVDICYSSNVTPNMLHGLISDQKTISYAGCFTQCLLFIALVITEFYILASMALDRYVAICSPLHYNTRMSKNVCVSLVTFPYIFGFLNGLSQTLLTFHLSFCGSHEINHFYCADPPLIMLACSDTHVKKMAMFVVAGFTLISSLLIILMSYFCIFAAILRIRSAEGRQKAFSTCGSHLTTVTIFYGTLFCMYLKPPSEKSVEESKVIAVFYTFLSPLLNPLIYSLRNKDVINAVKQVIKGNFCQKILV; from the coding sequence ATGACCTCCCTAAACCACACTGCCAGGATGGATTTCATTCTTGTGGGACTCACAGACAGCCCAGTGTTGGGGAAGATCCTCTTTGTGGTGTTTCTGCTCATCTTTGTCATCACACTGGCAGGAAATCTGTGCATGATTATGCTGATCAGGACCAATTCCCACCTGCAGAcgcccatgtacttcttccttgggCACCTCTCCTTTGTAGACATTTGCTATTCTTCCAATGTTACTCCCAACATGCTGCATGGTCTCATCTCTGACCAGAAGACAATCTCCTATGCTGGATGCTTCACCCAGTGTCTTCTCTTCATTGCTCTGGTGATTACTGAGTTTTATATCCTTGCTTCAATGGCGCtggaccgctatgtggccatttgCAGCCCTCTGCATTACAATACCAGGATGTCCAAGAATGTCTGTGTCTCTCTAGTCACATTCCcttacatttttggcttcctgAATGGGCTCTCTCAGACTCTGCTCACtttccatttgtctttctgtggctCTCATGAAATCAACCACTTCTACTGTGCAGACCCTCCTCTCATCATGCTGGCTTGCTCTGACACTCATGTCAAAAAGATGGCCATGTTTGTGGTAGCTGGCTTTACTCTTATAAGCTCTCTCCTTATCATTCTTATGTCCTACTTTTGCATTTTTGCAGCCATCTTGAGGATCCGTTCTGCTGAAGGAAGACAAAAAGCCTTTTCCACGTGTGGTTCCCATCTGACAACAGTCACCATATTTTATGGAACCCTTTTCTGCATGTATTTAAAGCCTCCATCAGAGAAGTCTGTAGAGGAGTCCAAAGTAATTGCTGTTTTTTACACCTTTTTGAGCCCATTGCTGAACCCCTTGATCTATAGCCTAAGGAATAAGGATGTCATCAATGCTGTGAAGCAGGTGATAAAGGGAAATTTCTGTCAGAAAATTTTGGTTTAG